The following proteins are co-located in the Microplitis demolitor isolate Queensland-Clemson2020A chromosome 5, iyMicDemo2.1a, whole genome shotgun sequence genome:
- the LOC103579354 gene encoding CDGSH iron-sulfur domain-containing protein 2 homolog, whose product METISHVVKVSLPNYLSGLPIPNSIGGWFKLGVKDWLALIPPTALVAGLGYMSYQAWCPEAKKSIKACVNHKIKKDVSKVVDTIDVEDITEKAVFCRCWRSENWPYCDGAHGKHNEATCDNVGPLIVTKKK is encoded by the exons ATGGAGACAATATCGCACGTCGTCAAAGTTTCTCTGCcaaattatttatctggaTTACCAATTCCTAATTCAATTGGCGGATGGTTTAAACTTGGag ttaAAGACTGGTTGGCTTTAATCCCACCAACAGCTTTAGTAGCAGGACTAGGATACATGTCCTATCAAGCCTGGTGTCCTGAAGCAAAAAAG tcaATTAAAGCTTGTgtcaatcataaaataaagaagGACGTCAGTAAAGTAGTCGATACTATTGATGTTGAAGATATAACTGAAAAAGCAGTTTTCTGTCGTTGCTGGCGAAGTGAAAAC TGGCCTTATTGTGATGGAGCACATGGCAAACACAATGAAGCTACATGCGACAACGTCGGACCACTTATCGTGACCAAAAAGAAATAA
- the LOC103579530 gene encoding uncharacterized protein LOC103579530, producing MNLIIVLLSSLLVVQGIPVDKSDNIPLDSKIFIQDNGENLVAPADRHQSNEPPGVTVSEKPEALTMAAAITTNDINFTSEPAKAFEANDMEESVVHPKEDDDHEEDNRTDNNNFYHNHKKVVAVEDEIFGDLELEKGNSDSKVKNNKMKADIKEVENKDSSSLPKIFPDDPNKVTGITDLPLDVQKKFTHEYIVNASHLIQVPDTRPKVNIDSALTSTAKAPVNLLLSPDEPLTLESRQEIFERSENLIARIKNDEINKKKMPAGIITLVSAVGLATIAVMAYVGLIVWRRYQEYRHGNRELLVNDFDDANDFNNFEL from the exons tacaAGGAATTCCAGTAGATAAGTCAGATAACATTCCACTtgattcgaaaatatttatccaAGATAATGGGGAAAATTTAGTAGCGCCGGCAGATAGACACCAAAGTAATGAACCCCCGGGAGTTACAGTGTCTGAGAAACCAGAAGCCTTGACAATGGCAGCTGCCATCACGACCAATGATATCAATTTTACCTCCGAACCTGCCAAGGCTTTTGAGGCCAATGATATGGAAGAGTCCGTTGTTCATCCTAAGGAAGATGATGATCATGAAGAAGATAATCgcactgataataataacttttatcacAATCACAAGAAAGTTGTTGCCGTCGAAGATGAGATTTTTGGAGACTTGGAATTAGAGAAAGGAAATTCAGATtcaaaagtgaaaaataataaaatgaaagccGATATTAAAGAAGTGGAAAATAAAGACTCTAGTTCCCtaccgaaaatttttccagatGATCCAAATAAAGTTACGGGCATTACAGATTTACCACTtgatgtacaaaaaaaattcactcatGAGTATATTGTTAATGCCAGTCATCTAATACAAGTACCTG atacaaGACCAAAAGTAAATATTGATTCGGCGTTAACTTCAACCGCAAAGGCTccagtaaatttattactgagCCCAGATGAACCATTGACATTAGAGAGCCGtcaagaaatatttgaaagaagtgaaaatttaatagcCCGCATTAAAAATGacgagataaataaaaaaaaaatgccagcGGGTATTATTACGCTTGTTAGTGCAGTTGGGCTGGCAACAATTGCAGTGATGGCATATGTTGGATTAATAGTGTGGAGGAGATATCAAGA atATCGGCACGGGAATCGTGAGCTTCTTGTCAATGACTTTGATGATGCCAatgatttcaataattttgaactctag